Genomic DNA from Cloeon dipterum chromosome 3, ieCloDipt1.1, whole genome shotgun sequence:
GTATGAGTTACGAATTTCCTTGCAATATAAAAGCTTTGGCAATACATTTATTGTCATTAGTGTATATTTCAcccattttacaaaattaaatacaacatgtcatacattttataatattatggcAAAGTTAAAGTTTCTGCTGGGTTACACATCACGCCAATTCTTTTGGGAATCccataattataaaagttgGGGTGgagaaaactttaattttttctatacgCACCaagaatatattattattgttgagTGTCTATTTGTATATAATATACACATTTTAGATGTGAATATGtatgaatgaataattacaCGCAAACTGTGTGATAGAAAGTAAGAAAGTGCGACCAATCTTTGTATACTAAGCGTGTGTAATAGAATTGATCCACTATCAAAATCTGGGCAGAAATGGGAATTGCGAACTCTTTGTGTCTTGGagttaatatttatcattgtgaaaaaatgcttttgtgCGTGAAATGAGCATCTGTtggcatatatatttattcaaatttccaaagcATATGCGGAAAATTTGACTATAgaaattgtcttaaatttaaatttggaatttaatagTAAACATCTAAAGGCAAAAACCAAGTTTTCAAGTAATTTATCCTTTTATCACTATCAATCTAGAATTTGCATCTGTGTCTTTCaatattgatatatttttcgtCTTCTGGCATCTTAAGTCTGTCAAAAAATGTTACAGCTCTCAACATGAACCCATACGGTCTTTCAGCATGGGCGACTGACAGTGTGGAggcaatgaaattaaaacttggtAATTAAATACCGTATTTTCATTGTATATAATAACgctaatatttttgcagtcaGGTGCGTGAAAGATATGGATGATTCGGAATTGAACTTCAAGCCAGAAATGACATACCAGGTTTTTGGACAAAAGTAGGATCAtagttaacaatttaatttcttgttgatggttaaatttaaatcaacaggGAGATCATTGCTGGTTACAAGGACCTGCAGGTAAATTTGGTTTATGGCGCTGGGAGCTTGCGAACTCTGCTGGATAtaaagttttccaaaaaaattgacgCTGATGTACTTGAAGTAGGATCAAGATTAAAGAGATTATCCTatggattaaataaatattttcaactctaGGCTGAAAACGTGGAAGAAAAACTAAATGGATTCATACCAAAAGACTACTTCACTTCCATTGACAATTTCTCTATGGGACTTGACAAAGAGGAGAAGGAATTCACCCCTCCTGGAGAAAAGATACGCGAATTCGCAATTGAAACAGGTATGCATCAGGGCACAAGCCTTTAAtcttacttaaatttaaaatataaatttgtattgtaGAATCAGGAGAGCagacttttgaaatttacaacGCGGCTCCTTACAAGGACCACAAAATGAGGTCCTACTGTGAGAGGATGCAAACTTTCATCATGTGGTACATTGAAGCTGCCAGTTTTGTTGAATTAGATGATGAAAAGTGGAATTTCTTCCTCTTGTGAGTGTTTACTAACACTAACACCATCTAATTGACGTGTTGCTAACGACTCATTTTACCTGTGCCAGGTTTGAGAAATACAAATTTGACAACTCTACTCGATATGCCTTTGTTGGCTTTGTGTCAGCTTATGAGTTTTACTGCTACCCTGACAATATTCGTCCAAGGATAAGCCAAATGCTCATTTTGCCTCCGTTCCAAAAAGCTGGACTGGGAGTTGAGCTTCTCTCGTCCACACATGACTTCTATAGGGGAATCTCGAAGGTTACTGACATAGCAGGTAAGATTAGACATTTTCTCAGTTTGAAAACTATTAATATGTAACTGTTATTACAGTTGAGAGTCCTTCACATGAGTTTCAAAGGCTGCGAGATTTTGTAGACTGTCTGGCGTGCCAAAAACTTCCGGAATTTGCTCCCAGTAAGCTGAAAGATAACTTTTCCAAGGAGATGGAAGCTGTAGCCAAAGGGAAACTGAAAATGGGGAAGGTAGGGTGGAACTGCTATGTAATAAGTTTTACTAAAACTTGCTGGTTGTAGAAACAAGCTCAGAGagtttataacattttaaaactgcattCCTGCAACCGTGAACGAGAGGAAGATTTGGAGGAGTATATGGATTACTTGAAAAAGCAGGCGGACAAACAAAATCaggtaaaattaatcttcTGGTAGTTTTACTGAGCAATTGAATCTACATCATAATTTAGAGAACGCATGAACGTGCTAAGAAGAAGGGCTTGATGAAAATGGAGCGAGAAATACTTGTCGAGATGATTCCAAGTCTCAACCCCGAGTACAGAATCTCCTCTGTCACTCAGGCAGCTACATCCATGTTTGAACAGTTCGTCAAAGTTGTCAGCAGACTCGAGAGGGATGCTGATGAGGACGATTAATCTTACCTTTTACCTTGATAACTTTCATAGCTTTATTCATTCCatattgctttttgttttatgaaaagttctcagaaattttcttttggtttGTGTTAATATTCCCAATCATATAAAACTATGTAAGCTATACCCAtcgagttttatttgaatatttgtaaataattagaatGTAAGTGACGTTGACAATGGTGACATGAAGTCTATTTTCAGCAGTGAGCACGCCTTCCGATAAGCTGATCTAACTTTGTTAACTTCTTCATTTATGTCCATGTCCTTGGTAACTACCACAGGAAAATTGTCCAGCAAATCAATCACATTTTTCATGGCGTCAACACCTTTTGATTCTGTTGAAGTTTTGACCATTGCAGTTGCGATTCCTCTGTAGAAGCCAAGCTCAGTACCCAATATCATGCCATGCTGATGTCCCAGACGGTAGCCTTCTTCAGTTCCATCTTGCTGGCCTTTTTCGTAGCCTTCTCGGTATCCATCAGATGCGACCTTTTGTTCCAGCATAACTATCGagtcaaatatttcatttatgtCCTTCTCTTCTTCGTGATCAGTGGCCATCTATAAAGTAGAAATTTATGAcggaatatatatatagttcATCGCATTAACAAACAAGTGATAGTGATCGACGAAAGATTAGCTAAGTtcctttcatttaaataaataatattgtgcAATTTCATGACAGAAATGaacttaaattataaaaaaatacttaaatagACTCtgctataataataatagaattAGGCAAATCTACCTCTTATGAGATTGGCAATGTTGCTTCTGAGACCGGTATATATATagtgaaaattgttaaatttggttttgaataattgtttaatCAACAATGACTCTCAAATCGCGTTTGACCGGCATACAATAATACTGTTAATAGCATGGGTCTGTTTTGACCCCCCACTTCCAATCAACTATTTTTACCGGTTCTACAATTAAAAGCAACCGGTTTCTTATACAGCAAAAATAATCGCCTCTAGTTTTTGAAAGGTTGAAGCGTGAAGCCGTGAAGCGTGGAGCGTGCGACGTGcgtcaacaacaacaaaacaacaaaagtGTCCGCAAATTCAGGCGTGCAGCGGTGCTTTTTGGATTTCTTAGTGACTTGTGTCCTGAtaagttaataattattataaatgacATCGTGAGAAAAGAAGGGTCCAGCTGCCTAGTTAATGCAACGAGCCTGAACTACATAcacatcaaatatttttgaaagagaACAAGCG
This window encodes:
- the LOC135938382 gene encoding protein LTO1 homolog, producing the protein MATDHEEEKDINEIFDSIVMLEQKVASDGYREGYEKGQQDGTEEGYRLGHQHGMILGTELGFYRGIATAMVKTSTESKGVDAMKNVIDLLDNFPVVVTKDMDINEEVNKVRSAYRKACSLLKIDFMSPLSTSLTF
- the Hat1 gene encoding histone acetyltransferase type B catalytic subunit gives rise to the protein MEPPAEVYDESDGENSVDGHEEESVYLFDLVKPVSKEATVWNALNMNPYGLSAWATDSVEAMKLKLVRCVKDMDDSELNFKPEMTYQVFGQKEIIAGYKDLQVNLVYGAGSLRTLLDIKFSKKIDADVLEAENVEEKLNGFIPKDYFTSIDNFSMGLDKEEKEFTPPGEKIREFAIETESGEQTFEIYNAAPYKDHKMRSYCERMQTFIMWYIEAASFVELDDEKWNFFLLFEKYKFDNSTRYAFVGFVSAYEFYCYPDNIRPRISQMLILPPFQKAGLGVELLSSTHDFYRGISKVTDIAVESPSHEFQRLRDFVDCLACQKLPEFAPSKLKDNFSKEMEAVAKGKLKMGKKQAQRVYNILKLHSCNREREEDLEEYMDYLKKQADKQNQRTHERAKKKGLMKMEREILVEMIPSLNPEYRISSVTQAATSMFEQFVKVVSRLERDADEDD